The Synechocystis sp. PCC 6714 genome includes the window AGCTGTACCCTGAACCTTGTTAAGTAGTTAGTCTAGCCAGCAAAATTGCCCTAATTGAAACTAATTAGCCTTAAATCGGCAGAAAATATCTAAAAAAATACCCATTATGACCCTTAACCTCTATTTTCTCCGCCACGGTGAAACCACCTCCAGTCAAACGGGGACCTTTTGCGGTCGCCTGGACATTGACCTCACCAGCCATGGCTATCAGATGGCCCATCAGTTTGCCGAAGCCTATCAAAATGTGCCTTGGACAGCTATTTTCGCCAGCCCTTTGCACCGAACCATGGCCACTGCTACCCCTTTGAGTGAATTGATTAATCTCCCCATTCAAAAACGCGACGGCCTAAAAGAAATTGCCTATGGGCAATGGGAAGGGAAAACCCCCGCCGAAGTTAATCAACAATTCCACGATGATTATGTGCGGTGGTTGGCGGACCCGGGCTGGAATGCCCCTTCCGGCGGAGAAAAAGGTATTGACATTGCCCGCCGTAGCTCCGAAGTGCTGGAGGAAATTGAACAAACCTTTGCCACGGGAAATGTGTTGGTGGTGTCCCACAAATCCACCATCCGCATTATGCTCTGCAGCTTGCTGGGCATTGACATTGGCCGTTTTCGAGACCGGATTGGCATGCCAGTGGCGGCGGTGAGCATTGTCACCATGTCCGAGCATGGTCCTTTAATCGAAGTGATGGGCGATCGTTCCCATCTCAGCCATGATTTGCGGGATAGATACGGAACCTAACTCCTAGTCCCACTGATTGTGAACCATGGGAAGTGGGGAGCCCAATTCATTGACATAGTCAGAATTCCGTAGCTCTTTTGGTCTAATGGGGCGCAAAACTTGCAATGGAAGAAAGAACAAGGCAAAACCATGGTTATGGATATTAGAGAGCAATTCCCAATGGGCAGATGGTGATTGGGTATAGTTAGAGTCGTTATCCCCCAATAACGGAATTTCTCCGCAATTGTTTTATCCTCGCATGGCAAAATCTCCTCAAAATAAACAGTGGTTAGCCAATACCCTACTGGTGTTGGGCAGTTTGGGTTTTGCCGTGGTGGTGGCGGAAGTGGCTCTAAGGTTAATGGGCATTAGTTATCCTAGCTTTTACCAAGTGAATCCCCAGCGGGGCCACAGCTTAATCCCTAACTTATCCGGCCAATGGACCCATGAAGGCAATGGCTTGGTGAGAATTAATGCCGATGGCCTCCGCGATCGCCATTATGAAAAGGAGAAAGGAGCCGATACCTATCGCATTGTGGTGTTGGGGGATTCTTTTTCCGAAGCAATTCAGGTTAACGAAGATCAGACCTATTGGAGCGCCATAGAAAAAAATTTGCCCTCCTGCCCCGGCTTAATGGGAAAAACGGTGGAAGTAATTAATTTTGGCGTGGGGGACTACGGCACTGCCCAGGAATATTTAACCCTCCAGCACCATGCCATTGAATACCAACCAGATTTAGTCTTACTGCAAATTTTCACCGGCAATGACATTGTCAATAATTCTCGCCAACTCAGCCCCGGCGATCGCCTAGCACCATTTTGGGAAGAAGTGGAAGGCCAATGGCAAATGCAGTTTGATTTTCAGGAAACAGCGGCCTATCAAAGGCGGGACGGTACTCCAAGACGATTGCTGTACAGCTTGATTAATCGGGTGCGACTGCTACAAGTACTTAATGAAGCTAAACGACAATGGGTAACCCAACGGACTTTAACCACCCAACAGCAAGGCAATGCTGACATCATTCCCGCCCTAGATTTCGACGTTAATTTATATCGGGAACCCACCGATCCCGCCTGGGAGCAAGCTTGGGCCGCTACGGAATCTTTGGTGACAGCCATCAACCAAGTCAGCCGGGAAGAAAATGCCGATTTTTTAGCGGTGGTTATTAGCAATCCTCCCCAGGTATATCCCGATCGCCAGGTGCGGGAAAAGTTAAAGCAGTTGGGGGCGGAAAATTTGTTTTACCCTGACCAGCGGTTGGCCCAGTTAGGAGAAAAAGAGAACTTTGCTGTGCTGACTTTGGCGGAAACCATGCAACAAAAGGCCGATGCGGAGCAAACCTATTGGCACGGTTTTGATAACACCATCCCCGGAGTGGGTCATTGGAATGTTCAAGGCCATGAACTGGCCGGTAAGTTAATTGGCGATCGCCTTTGCCAAATGGTGACAGAAGAAAAAAAGTAAAACGCTATCCTGTAAATCTAAGTCCAGCAAAAGTTAAGCAAATTAGCCATTAGACCAAGAAATGACCGGACAAGTGGGAACAGGAAAGCACCATGGAACGGCCCCTTTACTTCGATAACCATGCCACCACCGCCCTCGATCCTAGGGTGCTAGAAGCCATGGTCCCTTACCTGACGGAGCAGTATGGCAATGCCGGCAGTGCCCATTTTTACGGTTGGCAAGCCCAAGGGGCGATTAAACAAGCTAGGCAAGTAATTGCCGATACCATCGGGGCCCGGCCGGAGGAAATTATTTTCACCAGTGGCGCCACAGAAGCTAATAATTTGGCCATTCGGGGAGTGGCAGAGGCTTACTTTGCCGAAGGGAAACATCTGGTGACGGTGGAAACGGAACATCAAGCGGTGCTGGCCCCCTGTCGTTATTTGGAAACCCTGGGGTTTGAAGTGACCTATTTGCCTGTGCAGCCCAATGGTTTGGTGAATTTAACCGAGTTGGAAAAGGCTCTGCGACCAGATACCATTCTTGTTTCCGTGATGGCGGCGAATAATGAGATTGGTGTGATCCAACCCCTGGAAGAAATTGGCAGGTTATGTCACCGAAAATCGATTATTTTCCATTGCGATGGGGCCCAAGCCCTGGGCAAAATTCCCCTTGATGTGGGGCGATTAAACATTGATCTACTGTCTTTCACCGGGCACAAAGTCCACGGGCCGAAAGGCATGGGGGGATTATATCGTCGTCAAAATCCGGGGGTGAGGTTAGCGCCCCAACTGTTGGGGGGAGGACAAGAAGGTAATTTTCGTTCGGGAACCCTACCCGTGCCACTCATTGTCGGCTTAGCCCAAGCTCTCGCCATTGCGGGGGAAACTTTGGTGTCGGAAGGCGATCGCCAGCGACAACTACGGGATCAACTTTGGCAGGGTCTAGGAAAAATTGGCGGGGTGGTGCTGAATGGGGACTATGAACAAAGGTTACCTGGGAATCTCAATGTCAGTATTACTGGGGTCGATCCCAAGGCTTTGCTGACCAGCCTACAACCTCGATTGGCCCTATCCTCCGGTTCCGCCTGTTCTTCCCATCGCACTGAAGCTTCCCATGTGTTGTATGCCCTTGGCCGGGATAAAACCGCCGCCCAAGCCAGTCTAAGGTTTGGTCTAAGCCGATTTACTACCGAGGCAGAAATTGACCAGGCGATCGCCATTGTGACCAATACGGTGGCCCAGTTGCGGGCCGATGCTTCTAACCAGGGTTAATTTCTCCCAAGTTTGTCTTCCATGTGGCAATCAATTCGCTCCCTCCTCTTTCAAACTCCCTGTCCCCTTTGTCAAAAACCCAGCCAGGATCAGTTTTGTCGGGATTGCACTGGACAAATTTTCAGCCATTGTTTTGCCCCTAACCTCCCGCAATGGCAAGGAAATTTTCCCCGCTTTGTTTGGGGCCAGTATGAAGGACAACTGCGGCGGGCCTTGACGGTGATGAAATTTGAGCAACAGCCCGACATTGGCATTTGGCTGGGAGAACAGCTTGCCCAAGCATGGCTTAAACAACCCCAAGCTAAACTTAGAATACGTCCCCAGGTGGTGCCCATTCCCCTCAGTAACCGCAAACAAGCTGAACGGGGATTTAACCAAGCTGAAAGAATTGCCGCTGGTTTTTGCCGCCTGACTGGTTATGTTCTACGCCCCCAAGCATTGCGACGGGTTAAAGATACCCAAGCTCTGTTTGGTCTTGGCCCAGGCGATCGCCGCCGGGAATTACAATCAGCTTTAGCCACGGGGCCAGCGTTTAACCCCCATCACCCTTGGTTAATAGTGGACGACATTATAACTACCGGCACCACCGCCCTAGAAGCCCGACGGGCCATGGAAGAAAAGGGAGCTAAAGTGTTGGGCATCGTGGCGATCGCCGCACCGTCTTTTTCTCGGACTATGGAACTTGGACAGCACTGATAATGATCATTTAACATATTATTCTCGTATATTTCCATCAATTTGTATTTAATTTCGTATTGTTAACCCTAGCCTGCTTCCCTTCAATCATTTTTCAACCTTAATCCTATGCAGAAACAAGTCTCTCCCCTAACCCATGTCGCCCTTTGGTTGGGTGGTGTTAGTTTGACTGCAACCAGCTTGGTCATTCCCACTGCCGCCCAGGCCCAAAGCAATCTCAATGGAGGTAGTGCCATCCCTCCCCTCAAACCAATTCCGGAGTCCACCTTCACTCCTCCAGCGGTACCAACGGCGACCCCCACTAATCCCAACAGTCAAGCCCTGGCTACCCATATTGTGCTCGTGTTGGGGGAACGGAAGGTTTACGCCTACCAAAATGACAAAGTTTTAGCCAGTTACCCGGTGGCGGTGGGCAAAAAAGGCTGGGAAACGCCCCAAGGCAATTTCCAGGTAATCCAAATGGTGGAAAATCCCGTCTGGGAAAATCCCTGGAATGGCAAAAAAGTTGCCGCTAGCTTGGATGGGCCCATCGGTATCCGTTGGATCGGTTTTTGGAGTGACGGCAAAAATACCATTGGTTTCCATGGCACCCCGAAAAAACATGAACATTTCCTGGGCACAGCGGCTTCCCACGGTTGCGTCAGAATGCGGAATCAAGATGTGGTGGCTTTGTTCAACATGGTACAAAATGGCACCCCAGTACGAGTAGTGCAAAAAAAATAGATTGTTTGCACTGACTGAATCAAAAAGGCGATCGTGTACAACCGTTAGGAATTGGGAATTGTAGCCCCGGTTTCTGAGTTTTAACTTCTGATCGCCACTCAAGGTAACTCTGCATTACCGAGGAAATACCAATGGTGACAACCCTAATCAATCATATTGAGATCACCCCAGGAACCTGGGTCGGAAAACCCCGCATTGCTGGGCACCGGATCACAGTTCAAGACATTGTGATCTGGCATGAACGCATGGGTCTATCTCCCGACGAAATCGTCCATCATTATCCTAGTATTACTTTAGCTGACGTTTATGCAGCCTTGTCTTACTATCACGATCACCTTGAAGAAATTAGGCAAGGAATTATTGATGATGAAATTTTTGCTGAAGAAATGCGATCCAGTACCCCTTCTTTGATGGAAGCAAAGTTAGGAAAAATGCATAGCAAATTAGAGATTCTTGTCAATGCGTAACTCCTATCACATTGAATTTTTGTAGTCTGTTTACCGCAGGCAGATAATGATAAATACTTATGGCCATCGTGTCTAACCATTGAGGATGGCGTAAAAAACACTAAAATCCTAATTACAGCAAACTTTTTCAAAAAATAAACACATTATGGTTAATGGAAGTACGTCTCTCTAGATATATTCCTGTAACCACTGTCGAAACTCACGACGTAAAGTACTCATAGGAATCACCTGGCTTTTTTTTAAACAAAGGGAAATTCCTTCAATAATGGGAATAGAGGGAAAAGCTTTGCTCATAAAAGAGTTAACGTATTTTCCTTCTTCTAGTAAACTAATTTCCAGTTTTCCATCTTCATATCGCCAAATTTCAGGAATACCCAATGCCTCATAGGCACTGACCTGGGTAACAGAAGTGAAATCTACTTCGATCGCCAAATCGGGGACAGGATCAACATCTAAATTCAGCCGTTGTTTGCCCACCATAGCTTGATAGTTGTCAATATAAAAACAATCATCAGGCTCAATACCTGCTTGCATAGGTCTGCTTTTAAAAGTAGTGGAGCCAAGGGATTCCCATTCCATGCCTAATTCTTCTAGTAAAACCACAAGTAAATGGGAAATCAAAACTTTAGTGCGTTCATGGCCAGGTAAAGGCATCCGAAATTCTAAAACTCCCTTGTAATAAGCGATATGGGAATGACGATGTTCCCCTAAATCTTCCAAAATTTCCTCAAATTCCTGCCAGGAGATTTGATCGAGAATAATACGCTGACCCGGCTCAACTTTTATTTGGGCGATCGCAATTTTGACAGGCATACCCTCAAACTCCAACTTTGAATTGGCATTGGTTTAATCATAAATCGAAAAAAACAACTAACGACAGCCTCTGTGATTGTGCAAAACATACGGTGCTGACTTTGGCGTATTGACCCCCAGAACCTAAAGTTATGGTTAAAAATACTTATGAAGATCATGTCTAACCATTAAGAATTGTATGGAAAGCCATAAAAAAATAATTGAACTAAATAAAGCTGAAAGTCAATCAGAATAAGCATTACAGAAGATTAAAGGCTCAACTAAAATGTAAAGTTACCGCTCGACAAGGCTAAGGCTTTTACCGACAATTTGAGGGTGAATTATGCCCCCGGAGTCTGAACCCTATGAAATTGGCCTATTGGATGTACGCTGGCCCGGCCCACATTGGTACCCTACGCATCGCCAGTTCCTTTAAAAACGTCCACGCCATTATGCATGCTCCGTTGGGGGACGATTATTTCAACGTCATGCGCTCTATGTTGGAACGGGAGCAGAACTTTACCCCCGTCACCACCAGTGTGGTCGATCGCCAAGTGTTATCGAGGGGTTCCCAGGAAAAAGTGGTGGATAACATTGTCCGCAAAGATGGGGAAGAAGCGCCGGATTTGATTGTGCTGACCCCCACCTGTACCTCCAGCATTTTGCAGGAAGATTTGGCCAATTTCGTTGACCGGGCCCAGATGGATGCCCACTGTGACGTACTTTTGGCGGACGTGAACCATTACCGCTATAACGAATTACAAGCTGGCGATCGTACCCTCAAACAGATTGTGGAGTTTTATATTAAAAAAGCCCGTAAACACGGTAATTTAGCGACGGAAAAAACAGCTAAGCCATCGGTGAATTTAATTGGCTTCACCACCCTGGGTTTCCACAACCAGCACGATTGCACCGAATTAAAACGGCTAATGACGGATCTGGGCATTGAAGTGAACCTGGTTTTGCCGGAAAAAGCCACAGTGGACCAATTGGCTAAAATTCCCCAAGCTTGGTTTAACCTCTGCCCTTACCGGGAAATCGGCCTAATGACAGCGGGGTATTTGCAGGAAGAATTTGCCATGCCCTACGTGGATATTACCCCCATGGGAGTGGTGGAAACGGCCCGTTGCATCCGCAAAATTCAAGAAGTTCTGAACGCCCAAGGTGCAGAAGTCAACTACGAAAATTTCATCCAGCAACAAACCCGGTATGTTTCCCAGGCGGCTTGGTTTTCCCGCTCCATTGATTGCCAAAATTTAACCGGCAAAAAAGCAGTGGTCTTTGGGGATAACACCCATGCGGCCGCTATGACCAAAATTTTGGCTCGGGAAATGGGTATCCACGTTGTCCTGGCGGGTACCTATTGCAAATATGATGCCGATTGGTTCCGAGCTGAAGTGGCTGAGTATTGCGACGAGGTGTTGATCAGTGAAGATAATGGGGCGATCGCCGATGCCATTGCCCGCATTGAGCCGGCGGCCATTTTTGGCACCCAGATGGAACGGCACGTGGGTAAACGGCTGGATATTCCCTGTGGTGTTATTGCGGCCCCCATCCACATCCAAAATTTCCCATTGGGCTATAAACCCTTTTTCGGCTACGAAGGGACGAATCAGATTGCGGATTTGGTCTATAACTCCTTCACCCTGGGCATGGAAGACCATTTGTTGGAAATTTTTGGCGGCCACGACACCAAGGAGGTGATCACCAAGGGTATTTCCAGTGATTCTGATTTAGGTTGGCACAGCACCGCCCAAGCAGAGTTGAATAAAGTGCCAGGGTTTGTGCGGGGTAAAGTCAAACGCAATACGGAAAAATTTGCCCGGGAGCGGGGTCTATCGGAAATTACCTTGGAGGTTATGTACGCCGCCAAGGAAGCAGTGGGTGCTTAAGAGTACATAGGCCAAGTTCCAGTTCCTTGCTCAACCCTAAAAATTCCCCGATCACACCTTGGTGGAGATTGATCGCCATCAGTTTCCGCTAACTTCCACTACAATCGAGCCTGTTGTCCAACGGGTTAAAGATGTACATTCTCATCGGTGGCATGGGGAGCATGGGCTCTAATTTGGCCAAAAACCTCTTAAAAATGGGTCACACTCTAGCTACGGTGGATATTGATCCCATTGCTTGTCAGTATGCCCGGGAAAAAATTGGGGTGATGGCCTTTGAAGGCAGTGCGGTTAATACGACAGTGTTGATGGAAGCGGGTATACGAAAAGCGGAAGCGGTGATTGCCACTCTCCAAGATGATGCTTTGAATCTAGCTCTAGTTACCCTCTGTAAACATTACGGTGTACCCCAAATTGTTGTCCGCATGAGCGATGGGGATTTTGCTGAACCGTATCGCTTGGCCGGTGCCACCCACATTATCAGCACCACAGAATTGGCCCTTAATCGGGTAATTAATGCCATTGAGTATCCCCAAGTGGATGCCATGATGCACTTTGAACAGGGACAAATTGAAGTGCTCAAACTTTCCATTCCCCCCAATTGCACCATTGTGGGCCGTAGCGTGGCGGCGATCGCCCAGGATCCCCGTTTTCCTTCCGGTACTCTAATTATTGGTTACCAGGCCAATGCCCATGAAGATCTAAAAATTCCCAACGGTAATACGTTGCTGGAGGACGGTTCCACCATTTTGGCAGTGACCAAACCGGAGTTGGTGCGGCAGTTAATCAATTTTATGGGGCTGTGCCAGTCTTGATGGCTGGATTATCAGAACAAAAAGCTGGTGCGTATATGGCCCACATATTGGGTGGCGTTATTGCTGTTGGCCTCAGGATTAAGCACGACCCAAAATCCGGGGGTGATGGAAATATTGTCATTGATTTGAATGCGGTAAAATGCTTCCAAATGGTAGGGGGTGGTTTGTCCTACTGCTCCGGATAAGTTACTAGCGGTGACAGTGGGGGGAATACCCAGGGCAATGCCCGGTAAATTACCTTCCCCTCCCACATCCGGGAAACTAATACCCACCAAGCCATACCAAATGGCCGAACGGTTCCAGGAAACTGACTGCAAAGTGGTTCCCCCGACTCCATTGGACAAATTGCTCAATCCTCCCCCCTGGGCTTGGGCATCCACAAAACCTCCCCAGCCATGGATTTGCACATGGGGCGTGATGCGATAGTAACCCTGCAAAGTGTAAAAATTCCCCGCCGTGGCGATCGCATCTCCGAAGGGTTGAATGGCGAGGAAACTGCCGGTGCCCGCCATTAAATTTGTCTCGCCAGCGGGAAAATAGGAGCGGGAATAGGTGAAGCCAATGCCTCCGTCGGTGTTTTGATAAGCCAATTGGGCCAGGGTATGATAGCCCCCATTAAAAAGGCCGTTACCTGGGTCAGTATCGTTGGGATTGGTGGCTAGGTAGCCTACACTAAATTGCACTGTGGGAGTTATTTGCCAATTTAGGCCTGCTCCTCCCCCACCCCGGCGATAAATGGGGTCATACTCCCCAAAGCGGGAGGGAATACCTAGGGCATCATCAGCAATGGTAGGAGGAGTTAACGTATCCACCAAATCTGTGTAGCCGACCCCTACAGAACCCAGGCGTAGAGTCAAATTATCCGTTAGGGGAGTACGGTACCAAAGATGGCTCACCTCCACATTGTTGTTGGAATTGTCATCATAATTGAAGCGAGTCATATTGGTGCCAGTTTGTGCCACTCCGTTGAAGAAATTGGAGAATTGCAAACGAGTTCTGAACAGATCCTTGCCGGTAAAACTGGTTTCTAAATTAAACCGGACTCGATAGGCGAACTGGGCTTGAAATTCATTGCTGTCACCCCCCACCCGATCGCCAAAGACATTATCCAAAGAAACAATGGTTTGACCATAAAGTTTTGTAGTAACGGAAAATTGATGGTCTTCCAAAAAAGCGGTGCGGCTGGCTAAATTATCAACCCTAACCCCCAGTTGCTTGAGCTCTCCTTGGAAATCCTGGGCTAATTTTTTCAGCAGGTCTAAATCTGCCTGGGCAACGGAGACATTTTCTTGCAATAGTTGCTCAATGGTGTTTAAACAAGCATTTAATCCCGCCGCAAATTCGTAACGACCCAGAGGGCGATCGCCTCGGTAGGTGCGGTCTGGATAACCAACGAGACAACCGTAACGTTCCACCAAACTCTGCAGAGCGGCAAAGGCCCAATCATTGGGTTGCACATCCCGCAATTCTGCCACTGAAGTGATCTGATCCGCTGTTTTTAGGGGATTATTACTGCCCAACTGGTAACGGTTAACTGGGAAAAAGGGATCAGCTGGGGGAACGTTTTGGCCATAGCTGGGTAATGTCGCTGTTAGTCCACCGGCGATCGCCAAACTAGAAACAAAGCCCATGGATTGAGTCAATTTTGCTAATGACAATGTGGTATCCTCTCGGAAGAAATTAAGCCAGTGTTGGATGAAAAATTAACTTAAAATGCAATCGGATCAAAGTTAGGAATAAAAGTTACGCATAAAAAAATTTAAGTGATTTAAGCTAACGGCAATTAATCCGTTCCAGCAGAGAAAGCCAATTACATTTGCTCCAAAGTTTTGCCCTTAGTTTCTTTAACAAAAAACCAAACAAAGAAAATGGAAATAGCCGCCGACGTAGCGTAAAGGCCATAGGCGGGCCCTAAACCCACCGTGTCCAATAGGGGCGGAAAGGTGGTGGAAATAATAAAATTAGCAATCCACTGTACCCCCGCCGCCACTGATAGGGCCGCCGCCCGGATTTTGTTATTAAAAATTTCCCCTAACAACACCCAAACAATGGGGCCCCAGGAAAAGCCAAAACTAAATACATAAAGATTAGCCGTAACCAAAGCAATCACCCCCGCTGCCCCGGTCAAAGTGGGTTGCCCATTAACCACCGTCGCCCCTCCAAACACCACAGAAAGGATGCCCAGGGTGATGGTCATACCAATGGACCCCATGAGCAACAACGGCTTGCGGCCAAATTTATCCACAAAAGCGATCGCCACTAGGGTGGTGAGGATATTGATAAAACCGGTGATCACAGTGATCAATAGGGATTTTTCTTCGGTAAAACCTACCGATCGCCAGAGCACACTGCTGTAATAAAAAATTACGTTAATGCCAACAAACTGTTGTAATGCCGATAGCCCCATGCCAATCCAGACAATGGGTAATAGCCCTCCCCGACGGCTGAGCAGATCACTAAACCGGGGTTTATGGTCTAAGCTGACTGTCTGTCGAATTTCTTCTATGCGACCGGCCACGTCTCCCCCCTCCACTTTATGCAAAATGACCGCCGCCTTTTCTTCCTGACCCAAAGCCACCAAATACCGGGGAGATTCGGGAATCAGGAAAGCGCAAACACCATAGAGCAGGGCGGGAATTAACTCTGTCCAGAACATCCAGCGCCAGGCCGCCGCACCGAATAGCCAGGGATTTTGCGCCGATCCCCCCGCCATCAAAGCAATAAACCAATTACTCAACAGGGCGATGAAAATGCCGGAGACAATGGCCAATTGTTGCAAGGAACCTAAACGCCCCCGCAGATGGGCCGGAGACACTTCAGCAATGTAGGCTGGGGCAATAACGCTGGCGGCCCCCACCCCAATACCCCCCAACACCCGCCAGAAAATAAAATCCCAAATGGTGAAAGGTAAACCCGATCCAATGGAACTGAGGGTAAATAGTACCGCCGCTAAGATCATTGTTTTGACCCGCCCATGGCGATCGGCGATCAGGCCCGCCCCAAAGGCCCCCAGCGCTGACCCTAGAAGAGCCAGGGACACCGATAAACCCGTTAAAAGACTGTCAGTCTGAAAATGTTTTTGTAGCGCTGCCACAGCGCCATTAATCACTGCGGTGTCAAAGCCAAACAGGAATCCCCCCAGGGCCGCCACCCCCGAAATCAGGAGGACAAACTTAACGTTAGCCGTAGATTGGGAAGGGGAAGAGGAGGGATTCATGGTTAGCAGAGATTGAAGAAGTTAGCCTATGGCAAGTCGTACTTACCCAAGGACTAAATCCTACCAAGCAAAAAACCTATGTCATGAAGTCTTAATCAAATGTTGCAAAACGGAAATTTCCATCGTGATTTGTCTAAATTTAGTTCAAAGCAATTAAATCAAACAAAAGTTAGTTAGTCGATACAATTAGAATTGGCAAACTATTTTCTTAGACACTGTAGCCCTTGCTAGTGGGCGATCGCCTTGGGATTGACCCGTGGCACGATAGAATCGAACATTGTCCCCGATCACTTCCCTTCCATGCAAAGACTGCGTTGGCTACTGCTTTTAATTGTTGTCTTGGTCATTGGGGCCAGCTTTGTGCTGGTCAAATTACCCCTGCAATTGGGTCTAGACCTACGGGGGGGCGCTCAGTTAACCATTGAAGTTCAACCCACCGAAGAAATTACCCAGATTGACAACGATAGTTTGGTGGCGGTGAAAACAGTGATCGAAAACCGGGTCAACGCCTTGGGGGTATCGGAGCCATTGGTGCAAACGGCCGGGGAAGATAAGATTGTGGTGCAACTGCCGGGGGTGACCGATCCCGGACAAGCAGAACGAATTTTGGGTGGCACTGCCCAGTTAGAATTTCAGCAACAACGGCCGGGCACCGAAGGGGAATTTCAAGCGGAATACAGCATTAAACGGCAGCTAGATGCGGAGTTGGAAAATCTGCGTCGCTCCGGCGCATCCCCGGAAAATAGCGATCGCCTGGAAGAATTGTTAAAAGCAAAGGAAGAGTCAAACAAAGCCCTATTGGCCCTATTTGAGCCCATGGGGTTAACGGGCAAAAACCTCACCGATGCCCGTCCCAGTCCTAACCAAGCAGGTAACGCCTGGGAAGTAGCCCTCCGGTTTGACGAGGAAGGGGGACAAAAATTCGCCGAATTAACCCAAGCGGTGGCCGGCACGGGTCGGAGTCTAGGAGTATTTCTGGACAATGACCTGATCAGTGCTCCGGTGGTGGGAGTGGAATTTGCCAATACAGGTATTACCGGAGGTGCGGCGGTGATTACAGGTAATTTCACCATCGACACTGCTAACGATCTGGCGGTGCAACTGCGGGGTGGTTCTTTGCCTTTCCCGGTGGAAGTGGTAGAAAACCGTACAGTGGGAGCTACCCTGGGGCAAGAAAGCATCCGACGTAGTTTAGTGGCTGGATTTGTCGGCCTATTTCTAGTACTAGTTTTCATGGCGGTTTACTACCGTTTACCGGGGGTGGTGGCGGATATATCCCTAATGATTTACGCCATTTTGACCCTAGCGGCCTTTGCCCTGGTGGGGGTGACTTTGACCTTACCTGGTATTGCCGGTTTCATTCTCAGTATCGGCATGGCGGTGGATGCCAACGTGTTAATTTTTGAGCGCACCAGGGAAGAATTGCGGGCGGGTAATACCCTCTACCGTTCGGTGGAATCGGGCTTTTTCCGGGCCTTTTCCAGTATTTTGGACAGTAACGTCACCACTCTAATTGCCTGTGCGGCCCTATTTTGGTTTGGCTCCGGCTTGGTGAAAGGTTTTGCCCTCACCCTGGCG containing:
- a CDS encoding histidine phosphatase family protein, which encodes MTLNLYFLRHGETTSSQTGTFCGRLDIDLTSHGYQMAHQFAEAYQNVPWTAIFASPLHRTMATATPLSELINLPIQKRDGLKEIAYGQWEGKTPAEVNQQFHDDYVRWLADPGWNAPSGGEKGIDIARRSSEVLEEIEQTFATGNVLVVSHKSTIRIMLCSLLGIDIGRFRDRIGMPVAAVSIVTMSEHGPLIEVMGDRSHLSHDLRDRYGT
- a CDS encoding SGNH/GDSL hydrolase family protein; the protein is MAKSPQNKQWLANTLLVLGSLGFAVVVAEVALRLMGISYPSFYQVNPQRGHSLIPNLSGQWTHEGNGLVRINADGLRDRHYEKEKGADTYRIVVLGDSFSEAIQVNEDQTYWSAIEKNLPSCPGLMGKTVEVINFGVGDYGTAQEYLTLQHHAIEYQPDLVLLQIFTGNDIVNNSRQLSPGDRLAPFWEEVEGQWQMQFDFQETAAYQRRDGTPRRLLYSLINRVRLLQVLNEAKRQWVTQRTLTTQQQGNADIIPALDFDVNLYREPTDPAWEQAWAATESLVTAINQVSREENADFLAVVISNPPQVYPDRQVREKLKQLGAENLFYPDQRLAQLGEKENFAVLTLAETMQQKADAEQTYWHGFDNTIPGVGHWNVQGHELAGKLIGDRLCQMVTEEKK
- a CDS encoding cysteine desulfurase family protein, which produces MERPLYFDNHATTALDPRVLEAMVPYLTEQYGNAGSAHFYGWQAQGAIKQARQVIADTIGARPEEIIFTSGATEANNLAIRGVAEAYFAEGKHLVTVETEHQAVLAPCRYLETLGFEVTYLPVQPNGLVNLTELEKALRPDTILVSVMAANNEIGVIQPLEEIGRLCHRKSIIFHCDGAQALGKIPLDVGRLNIDLLSFTGHKVHGPKGMGGLYRRQNPGVRLAPQLLGGGQEGNFRSGTLPVPLIVGLAQALAIAGETLVSEGDRQRQLRDQLWQGLGKIGGVVLNGDYEQRLPGNLNVSITGVDPKALLTSLQPRLALSSGSACSSHRTEASHVLYALGRDKTAAQASLRFGLSRFTTEAEIDQAIAIVTNTVAQLRADASNQG
- a CDS encoding ComF family protein — encoded protein: MWQSIRSLLFQTPCPLCQKPSQDQFCRDCTGQIFSHCFAPNLPQWQGNFPRFVWGQYEGQLRRALTVMKFEQQPDIGIWLGEQLAQAWLKQPQAKLRIRPQVVPIPLSNRKQAERGFNQAERIAAGFCRLTGYVLRPQALRRVKDTQALFGLGPGDRRRELQSALATGPAFNPHHPWLIVDDIITTGTTALEARRAMEEKGAKVLGIVAIAAPSFSRTMELGQH
- a CDS encoding L,D-transpeptidase, with the protein product MQKQVSPLTHVALWLGGVSLTATSLVIPTAAQAQSNLNGGSAIPPLKPIPESTFTPPAVPTATPTNPNSQALATHIVLVLGERKVYAYQNDKVLASYPVAVGKKGWETPQGNFQVIQMVENPVWENPWNGKKVAASLDGPIGIRWIGFWSDGKNTIGFHGTPKKHEHFLGTAASHGCVRMRNQDVVALFNMVQNGTPVRVVQKK
- a CDS encoding DUF433 domain-containing protein, which gives rise to MVTTLINHIEITPGTWVGKPRIAGHRITVQDIVIWHERMGLSPDEIVHHYPSITLADVYAALSYYHDHLEEIRQGIIDDEIFAEEMRSSTPSLMEAKLGKMHSKLEILVNA
- a CDS encoding Uma2 family endonuclease, giving the protein MPVKIAIAQIKVEPGQRIILDQISWQEFEEILEDLGEHRHSHIAYYKGVLEFRMPLPGHERTKVLISHLLVVLLEELGMEWESLGSTTFKSRPMQAGIEPDDCFYIDNYQAMVGKQRLNLDVDPVPDLAIEVDFTSVTQVSAYEALGIPEIWRYEDGKLEISLLEEGKYVNSFMSKAFPSIPIIEGISLCLKKSQVIPMSTLRREFRQWLQEYI